In Amphiura filiformis chromosome 2, Afil_fr2py, whole genome shotgun sequence, one DNA window encodes the following:
- the LOC140146521 gene encoding monocarboxylate transporter 12-like: MCIFFGVGWLQTISIYLVPLQEEFGSSSATLGWIVSSGLAVTFLSGPFGSVCVKYLGCRKSCFLGGTILGCGYVASVFAQSPLQLFFTIGMVTGVGCSLPHLSASIATSHYFNKRHALANGLTWLGSSIGQFVSAPFLQLLIDYYGWRGAVLIEGGLVFNTLVAAALFRPIHHIYKRRKSSAYFKVSQGDKTCRTNGGVGGALQTRASEGELQCNQDDGAITFPRLPPNESQIHLLPQNDSSLSLPSDEYNSKDFRNCKDSVKIESKESAKCNRNDSGRPVTSLPSSESQVQLLPVASSISLASEEINREDLSRTSQQASQNRVADVKSNGALQLHAIPEANVDDESDPCDGQDFWRKFFRKKTFFLDSPAVLVVCVVNFLMAYAIQGYYAHVVAKAIGNGINKDAAAFILSSYAIGSLCARLSHGWFIDRKLITPLSMYALALATGCIGAFAAVVAKRYSGFVVSAIVLGMSSGVFYPIIPVVMRSLVGLKRMGSAYGIAMVFDGTGVVTGGLMAGLIKDITGDYNISFIQSGATFAIATFSILGVIIAKKCESRSQEAVLQSSPSPI; this comes from the exons ATGTGCATCTTCTTCGGGGTGGGTTGGCTACAAACCATCAGTATTTATTTAGTTCCGTTGCAGGAAGAATTTGGTTCGAGTTCGGCGACACTTGGATGGATTGTGAGCTCGGGTTTGGCGGTGACGTTTCTCAGTG GCCCATTTGGTAGTGTCTGTGTGAAGTATCTTGGCTGCCGTAAATCGTGTTTTCTAGGTGGCACGATACTCGGCTGCGGCTATGTGGCTAGTGTGTTTGCGCAGTCGCCATTGCAGCTCTTCTTTACTATTGGTATGGTAACAG GTGTGGGTTGCTCACTCCCTCATCTTTCAGCCAGTATTGCAACTAGTCATTACTTCAACAAGCGTCACGCCTTAGCCAATGGTCTTACGTGGCTAGGCTCCAGTATAGGACAATTTGTGTCTGCCCCATTCCTTCAGCTCCTTATTGACTATTACGGCTGGCGTGGAGCCGTTCTCATCGAAGGCGGACTCGTCTTTAACACTTTAGTAGCAGCTGCTTTGTTTAGACCTATACATCATATTTACAAAAGACGCAAATCTTCAGCTTACTTTAAAGTCAGTCAAGGAGATAAAACGTGTAGAACAAATGGCGGTGTGGGCGGTGCATTACAGACACGAGCATCTGAGGGAGAACTACAGTGCAATCAAGACGACGGTGCTATAACATTCCCACGCCTGCCACCAAATGAAAGCCAAATTCACCTATTACCACAAAATGATAGTAGTCTGTCGTTGCCTTCTGATGAATACAATTCGAAGGACTTTAGAAACTGCAAAGATTCTGTTAAAATAGAGTCGAAAGAATCGGCAAAGTGCAATCGTAACGACAGTGGTAGACCGGTCACATCTTTACCATCTAGTGAAAGCCAGGTTCAGCTATTACCAGTTGCCAGTAGTATATCACTTGCATCAGAGGAGATTAATCGAGAGGACCTATCGCGGACATCTCAGCAGGCCTCTCAAAACCGGGTAGCTGATGTGAAATCAAACGGTGCCTTACAACTTCACGCAATACCTGAAGCAAACGTCGATGACGAAAGTGATCCATGTGATGGACAAGATTTCTGGCGCAAGTTTTTCAGGAAAAAAACTTTCTTTTTGGATAGTCCAGCCGTTCTTGTTGTATGTGTTGTCAACTTCCTAATGGCGTATGCCATCCAAGGCTATTACGCTCACGTCGTAGCTAAAGCAATAGGGAACGGGATCAACAAGGACGCGGCAGCCTTTATTCTGTCTTCCTACGCCATCGGGAGTCTCTGCGCCAGACTCAGCCACGGATGGTTTATAGATCGTAAACTCATCACACCCTTGTCCATGTACGCCTTAGCGTTGGCCACAGGATGTATTGGTGCTTTCGCGGCAGTGGTTGCAAAAAGGTACTCGGGGTTCGTGGTGTCTGCGATTGTGCTGGGCATGTCTTCCGGCGTATTTTACCCGATTATACCTGTGGTGATGCGAAGCCTTGTTGGACTCAAACGAATGGGGTCTGCGTATGGAATAGCAATGGTGTTTGATGGGACGGGGGTTGTTACTGGAGGTCTTATGGCAG GTCTAATCAAAGACATCACTGGGGACTACAATATTTCGTTCATTCAATCCGGTGCAACGTTTGCGATAGCAACATTCTCTATTCTCGGCGTAATTATCGCCAAGAAATGTGAAAGTCGGTCACAAGAAGCCGTGCTCCAGTCATCGCCATCGCCCATATAG